GATAGGGTCACCGCGTGAGCTCAGGAGCGAGGGGACAAGGGTGTTCTCCTGCCAAAACAGAAAAAAATCGTGAAGTCATATACTTGCAAGAATCCTCGGCCGAAAACTCAGGAAACTCCACTTGAGGGGCCGCCTCTTTGAGGAAATACCTTCCAGATGGGTATTCGATTCTTGATTTCTGGAGATATCAGGCCAGGAGGAACGTTGACGGGAACATTTGCGGAGACTCAAGGAACCATATTGATCTGGCCGGCCAGGTGTGGTATAGCCATTGGACGATGGCAGGATTTCTGGCACCGCGTTTTTCGCAGAGGAGGCTCTTTCCGGAGTGTGGGGAAGGACGGAGTCGCATCGGGAGGATTCTCCGGAAGTCAGTCCTGTTCGGTCTGTCTTGCAGAAGAGAGAGGCGTGAGTGTTGAGACACGAAGAAGGTGGCGGCGTCGGTCGTCGGCCGGCGCCGCTTTTGTAGATGGCAAGAACCAGCGGAGGGATCCAGGACGATCTCCAAGAGGAGCAAGCGACCATGAGAGATGTGGCAAGATTTCTTCGAAAGGGAAACCTTGAGATCAAACCTTATGCAGTCCACCTGCCTGTTGAAGAACTCCAGGCTCGACTCGGAACCTCGAAGCTCGCCCTTATGGCCCTCAACGAAAATCTGATGGGCCCGTCGCCAAAAGCCGTTGCCGCGGTCGAAAGAGAGGCAAGAAACGCCAACCTCTACCCTGACGGGCCCTGCACCGTTCTAAGGTCTGAGATGGCGAAGACCCTCGGCATCGATCCGGACATGATAACAATCACAAACGGGGCCGACAATGCACTTCTCCTTGTGGCCGGTGCGTTTATCAACGAGGGGGACGAGGTTATGATGGGAGACCCTTCCTTCATCGTCTATCCCAACGTGGTGAAGATCATGGGAGGGGTTCCGGTCTACGTTCCGCTGAAAGACTATGTTCACGATCTCGAGTCCATGGAGAGGGCGTTTACCGGGAAGACAAAGCTGGTGTTCGTCTGCAATCCCAACAACCCCACAGGTACGATCGTTAGGAAGCAGGACCTTGACGGTTTTGTTTCTCGGCTGCCTGAAAACACGATCCTCGTCTTGGACGAGGCCTATTTTGATTTTGTGGTCGACAAAGACTACCCGGATGGTCTCGACTATGTTAGAGAGGGGTTCAATGTCATCTGCCTCAGGACCTTTTCAAAAGTGTCGGGGCTGGCCGGATTGAGGGTCGGCTATGCCATCGGGTGCAGGGAGTTTATCGGAGCCTTGAACAGGGTACGGGAGGCCTTTCCGGTTTCCAGGTTGGCCCAGGCGGCAGCCCTGGCTGCATGGGGAGACCATGAGTTCAGGCAGGCGGTCCGGGAAGGTATCGAAAACGGCAAGGCGTATCTGTACAGGGAGTTTGAAAGGATGGGGCTCTCCTATGTTCCTTCCCAAACGAATTTCGTCTTCGTGGATGTAGGAAGGGACTCGCAGCAGATCGCGGCCAGGCTCAGGCAAAAGGGGATTCTCATCGCTACTGGTGGCCAGTGGCGTTTGCCGAACTTCATCCGGGTGACCATAGGGACCATGGAGGGAAACCGGAGGTTGATCGGTGCCTTGGAAAGCGCCCTGAACACGTCCGACGGGTAAGAGCGGGTGGAGTCCGAGGGACCGTGGGCCCGCTTCTTGCCGGACAAGCACCTTATCCAGCGAGCCATCCTCCGCATTCTCGGTCAGACAGGAGTGGAGATTCGCCCCAGCGGTGAGGCCGTTGACGGGTAGTCCCTTGTTCTAGTATAATGCGGGCTGTTTTTTTGGAGGGGCGGTTGCCGGTCGTGGGCGGCCGACCGAGAAGGGCGCGGTTCGGCAGGGGCCGGCGAAATCCGGACTGATGGGTTAAGTCATGCGGAAGAGTAACGATTTCTGTCTCTGGCATCGTCCTTGTTCCGAGCTTCTGTCAAGGGAGCAGCTGACAAAGATCTATGACGCCGCCCTGCATGTGCTCGAAAGGGTAGGAGGCGATTTCCACGATCAAGAGGCGGTCGAGCTCTTGTCAGGCGCCGGTGCCCACGTGAAGGACGGCAAGCGGGTGCGCATCCCCTCCCATCTCGTGGAACAGGCCCTCGGGACAGTGCCCAGGAGGGTAGTTATCGCCGACCGAGGGGGCAGGGCAAGGATGTTCCTGGAGAGGGAGAATGTCTATTTCGGAACCGGGTCGGACACGAATTTCACCCTGGATCCCTATACGGGCAAGCGGCGAAAGGCTCTCAAGGAAGACGTGGCAAAGGCGGCCCTCCTTGTCGATTATCTCTCTGACATCGATTTCTGCATGTCTTTCGGTTTGGCCAGTGATGTCAACCCCATGACCTCCGACTGCCATCACTTCGAGGCCATGGTAAGCAATACCGAAAAGCCTCTGATCATGTGCTGTTGGGACGTGGAGGGGCTGAAGCGGATCTTCGATATGATGGTCGCCGTCAGGGGGTCGGAGGAGGATCTCGAGGCTCGGCCTTTTGTCCTCATCTACGTGCAGGCAATAAGCCCTCTGGTCTTTCCCAGGGAGTCCCTGCAAAAGCTTCTGTTCTGTGCGGAAAAAAGGATCCCTCTCATCTGGATACCGGGATGCCCCACCATGGGAGCAACGGGCCCTATCCACCCCGCAGGGACCATGGTGGTAGGAGTAGCGGAGTTCCTCGCAGGAGTCCTTTTGACACAACTGAAGCGGAAGGGATCCCCGGTGATCGGCTCCGGCAGGGGGTGCTGTGTCCTCGATATGCAGACAGGCCTGATGCCCTATGGAGCGCCCGAGTACGGCATGGGCGATGGAATGGCCCGGTTTCTCAATATTCCGTCCTGGGGTACCGGCGGGGTGAGCGATTCGAAGATCCTCGACGAGCAAGCCGTGGCAGAGGCCTACCAGAGCCTCTACCATTCTGCCCTTTTCGGGTCGAATCTCATTCACGATGTGGGGTATCTGGACAACGGCAATACCTCTTCTCCTGAACTCCTTACCATGTGCAATGATCTTATCAGCAAGACCAGGCGTTTCCTGAGAAGCTTCGTGGTCTCCCAGGAGACACTCTCTCTCGACGTGATCGAGCAAGTCGGCCCTGGTGGGACCTTTCTCGACCACCCCCAGACGGCGGAGCACTTCAGGGACGAGATATGGATGCCCGAGCTCCTGGACAGGCAGGATCATGACGGGTGGGTGGCGAGCGGGTCCAGGACCTTCAAAGAGAGGGCCAATGAGAAGGCCCGTTGGATCCTCGAAAACCACGAACCGGCGAGGCTCCCTTCGGAGGTTGCCCGGGATCTCCGGCGGATCGTGGAGGAGTATGACCGTACAAGGGGGAAAGGCTAGGATCTCGGGAGGCGGATCGATCACAGAGGCTTGATCCTGTCTGTGCCCGGGTCGATGTGGAAGAGAGGTCTGCATGGAAATCCACCCGGATATCCGTAGGATACCATATGGGGACAGGAAGCGGATCCAAGACGCCGCCGAGGGGAGGGAGGATCTGGTCAATTTGGCATCCGGGAACCCGGATTTGCCCATGCCTCCTTTTATCAGGGACCGACTCAAGGCCGGCTTCGATGCCGGGCGGGCTCCCTATAC
The Deltaproteobacteria bacterium genome window above contains:
- the hisC gene encoding histidinol-phosphate transaminase, which encodes MRDVARFLRKGNLEIKPYAVHLPVEELQARLGTSKLALMALNENLMGPSPKAVAAVEREARNANLYPDGPCTVLRSEMAKTLGIDPDMITITNGADNALLLVAGAFINEGDEVMMGDPSFIVYPNVVKIMGGVPVYVPLKDYVHDLESMERAFTGKTKLVFVCNPNNPTGTIVRKQDLDGFVSRLPENTILVLDEAYFDFVVDKDYPDGLDYVREGFNVICLRTFSKVSGLAGLRVGYAIGCREFIGALNRVREAFPVSRLAQAAALAAWGDHEFRQAVREGIENGKAYLYREFERMGLSYVPSQTNFVFVDVGRDSQQIAARLRQKGILIATGGQWRLPNFIRVTIGTMEGNRRLIGALESALNTSDG
- a CDS encoding trimethylamine methyltransferase family protein; its protein translation is MRKSNDFCLWHRPCSELLSREQLTKIYDAALHVLERVGGDFHDQEAVELLSGAGAHVKDGKRVRIPSHLVEQALGTVPRRVVIADRGGRARMFLERENVYFGTGSDTNFTLDPYTGKRRKALKEDVAKAALLVDYLSDIDFCMSFGLASDVNPMTSDCHHFEAMVSNTEKPLIMCCWDVEGLKRIFDMMVAVRGSEEDLEARPFVLIYVQAISPLVFPRESLQKLLFCAEKRIPLIWIPGCPTMGATGPIHPAGTMVVGVAEFLAGVLLTQLKRKGSPVIGSGRGCCVLDMQTGLMPYGAPEYGMGDGMARFLNIPSWGTGGVSDSKILDEQAVAEAYQSLYHSALFGSNLIHDVGYLDNGNTSSPELLTMCNDLISKTRRFLRSFVVSQETLSLDVIEQVGPGGTFLDHPQTAEHFRDEIWMPELLDRQDHDGWVASGSRTFKERANEKARWILENHEPARLPSEVARDLRRIVEEYDRTRGKG